The stretch of DNA gatgcgggtaAGTGGTCGCAGAAACGAATTTGGGCGGGGAGGCTATTGTCGCAAAAGCGGCAAGGGCTCTGCAGGTGCGGTCGTTCAGAAGCAGACCTTGGATCATAGGAGCCTTAGGTGTGGGCTATTGAGCCCGCAAAAGCGAGATGCCTGGACAGAAGGCTATAAACAAGGGTTTGAGTCTTTACTTCATTTTTAGACTTTGGAAGCTCAGTTTATGGCAATGtttgagagggatttcactatatttcaagagGTAAGTAAATTTTGATCacttttatttattaatattgaatacccattaattttccacctagattgtgtgtttTGGAGGTGACATTTTCTGGACTAGGTATTGGAGAGTacgatttggggatttgaaggtcgatttgtcATTGGAAGTGAATggtttttgtatggttggactccttatagaatgggtgttcaaattttgtaaattttgtcggattttgtgaattttgagcctggggttgacttttgtggttgattttttgaatttggttaaagaacttatcTTTATCGTATATAATCGACtcctatagcttttattgatTATATTGAGTTATTGGTGACTACATTCGAGTAGTTCAGAGGCCGATTCAagaggcaagggtttgttggagcattgagttgtgCATTTTGAggcaagtaacacttctaaacttggtactgagggtatgaattccaAGAATACGTTTTATATGGTTGGAGTTgggatgacgcacatgctagctgacaggcgtgtgggcgtgtaccgtggtaattatgactcggttgattctgtattactgtgtagttatctagtCTTGTTTTATCTACGTAATTCCTACGtgatagagtaattgagctgtgatgcATGTTagtatcatgtttaggctatgagcTTATTCTGTTGGGAACCAATGAGGTtatttctactgttgagttatttgtttaaattgcaattatgttctcaggcatatcatatctcaatctctgttattaTTTGCTATTATATCATGTTGTCATTGTTTAGGCTGAGTAGTATGAGGCTTGTGATcccgtgagactggagagattgatgactgagttgggcctGAGATTTGGATTGTGAGTGTTACTGTGAATTGGGTTGCGCACCACAGCACGCCTTAttagcttatttattattgtgcatcgggttgcacaccgcagcaggcctaataggctttatattagtgcttgggcaggatccccCCCTCCCCGGAGTcagacataccagtagtgagcacAAGCACAGTGGTTTATAtatacgtgctttggtgaggggaatttatgccaggcacccgtacagtgctgagggATTCTGTGTGCTCAGTAGGAAATAAGATAAGCatattgagtactttgagagtgtgagtacttgggATTATCACTATGATAGATTACACTttacatgcatatttgacatgtaggcatagagatgtaacattccttaTGCTAgttgtacttggcatattttatcagtgttgggctttaattgttgaacttgaaagcatgcctaaatttcggTACTGGGTACGAGCTGAATATCGAagtttctctgagttattactgtcattatcttgttatatttGTGTTTTCATTATTTTGATTCAGACTGCATATTTctggctcgtcactacttttagcccaaggttagacccgttacttattaagtacattgggtcggttgtactcatactacgctctacacttcttatgcagatccaggtacatctggatgCAGTGATTGCTTGGGTGGTGCTAGTACATAttcggagacttcgaggtagctaCTATGATGCTCGCAGACCTTGATTCTccttccttttattttattttagtattGTTTTATTTTCTTGGATGGTTGTACTAGAGTTGCAGTTTTTTttatcagttatttatgagaCTTTCCACTGTTGAACTTATTAAATCATGTTTTTAATTCAAATGCGTAGTTGTTATGTGAtcttcggcttgcctagtaatgtgttaggttccatcacgacaagttgggattttaggtcgtgacaagttggtatcagagcattaggttacttaagtctcacgagtcatgagtaagtttagtagagtcttgcggatcagttcgtagacgtctatacttatctttgagatgcTACCAAACCTTtaagaaacttcactttcttgtactcttgtcatgcggatttgttgattcagaaaactaaacttctattattctattctcttatagatggtgaggacacatgcgaCTGGATCAGGCGAAcaaccactagtaccaccagctagggccacgagaggctgggGCCACGGTAGAGGTCGAGGTACAGCACGTACTGCGGCTAGAGCAACACATATGgcgccaccagttgctccagctcaggagcatgtACCAAATATGGtcgagccggtgggaccagctcaggcaccagctatgcccattgtgattccaagccttcaagAGGCTTTGGCCCACATATTGACTGTATGCACGAGCCTTGCTCGGGCGGTATCGGTTCGGGTTGTACCAGCCACTTCTATGGCGGGGGGAGGTGCTAAGACTCCCCCGCTCGTACTCCAAAGCAGGTagctcagggactccagacaccgggggtattACCAGCCCATCCAGCTGTAGCTACTTGCACCCAGGTTGGCCTACCTACGAGTGATGAGGAGAAGAAGAGACTTGAGCAatttgggaggcttaagccttCATAGTTTAGTGGGGCCGAGTCAGAGATGCTCAGGATTTTAAAGATTGGTGCCAGCAGATCCTTCGCACGGCATGTATTTTGGAGACCGATGGAGtgtcatttactacttttcaactgATAGGGTCAGCCTACAGATGGagggaggcctatgagttgagcaggccagtcAGCGTCGCACCATttacgtggcatgagttctcaattctcttcttagagaagtttgttcagCAGACTCGTAGGGAGGAGTTgtataggcagtttgagcagctctccAAGAGGGTATGTCAGTGAtctagtatgagatgagattttcagagttggctcatcaTGCGGTATGGTTGGtccccactgagagggagaggattaggaggtgcattgatggcctcaactatggactgtATTTCATTATGACTCGGGAGATTGTGACGGGTGTGAGGTTTGACGAGGTGGCTGATATTGCTACACGCCTAGAGTTGGTTCTCAGTCAGGAGCgtaaggagagggaggccaagaggcctcgtggtttgggtggtttcagcaatgcctcatctggaggacagtcccaccacaacaggggtcgtccttataggtcCGCTCAGATGACTCATACGGTTCATCGtagtgcatcatctagccatggttcatacagcgCTCGTTCGGGTCAGTTATCTTTGAGTGTGCTCCtaactcagagttcatctcgtgctttATTAGTTCAaggttcatctgtaccaggttcttctagtgGTTATTCTGGTTCTCAAGGACCGATTCAGTCCCTGTTGCCATTGTCGGGTCGAGgtttctttgagtgtggagagttggggaATGTGAGGAGGTATTGTCCCCATCTTATGGGTGGTCCAGTTCAATAGAGGGGTTAGGCTATGACTTctacaccagttacttcaccaccagCTCAGACAGCTCGGGTTGGGACTCAGGCAGCTCGAgctcgccctagagggggaggccgattaggtggTGTTCAGGCTCGATGCTATGTTTTTCCCGCCAGGCCAGAGGTTGTTGCTTTAGACGCAGTGAtaacatgtattgtttcagtgtgccacaaggatgcttccatattatttaacactggttccacttattcatatctATCATTGTACTTTgtttgttatttggatatgccccgcgATTCCTTAGTTacgcatgttcatgtatctacatcggtgggtgattctattattatggaccatgtgtatcggtcgtctGTGATAGGTATTAGGGGATTGGAGAcaagagttgatcttttactgcttagtatggttgatttttacATGATTTTAGGAATGGATTGgatgtccccatgtcatgctattctggattgtcacgctaagacagtgacgttggcgatgccaggaTTGCCTAGGATTGAGTAGAGAGGTTTTGTGGACTATGTCCCAGTAGactgatttcatatttgaaggccccacggatggttgggaagggatatTTGGTATATTTGGCGTTTGTGAGGGATGTgggtgttgatactcctatcaTTGGTActgttccggtggtacgagactttccgaatgtatttcttgcagacctgtcgggtatcatgccccgaacctgggcctggacgtaacacTGCACTCGGTAcctgactacatgtgaccgagcgaaccaactggaTGGCTAAATCAACATGTGGTATCATAACACACTGAATGCGGAggataaactaacacatgctgatatactAAAAGTCTGACAGATATAAATCAAAGTGTGGAAACACTAATACAAATTTGAAACATATTTGTAGTCAACATTGCTAAACATGAAGAGCTTGTGACTCTGTCTagctgttactctagtctatgaagcctctaatgaagtaatGAAAAGACTGATTATCTGGATATACTGAAAGACTGCAAAGTGATGATAATGCGTCGAAAGAACAAgggctcaccaaatagctggtatgCAAATCCGAGCGCTTTGAATTGTgaacctgtaaatcattacctaCACTGTGAGATACAGGGCCTGGGCAAAAAGGGATGttggtacatttgaattgcaccgGTGTGTCAAATAACTTGAAGAAAGAATTGTAAATGCTGAAACTGAACTAAGTTGATAAGTGAGAATTGATAACAGAAAACTGAAATGATAATTGCTGAAACTGATACTAAAATGATAACTATTAACTGATAACTAAAATGATAACTACTGATAGTGAAACTGAAATgttaactgataactgaacttaacaaaggaagtaaggatatgaatactccctcttccgAATGATGAACAACCTGTTTATCTGAATATTAAACTGTGGCCCcaggcccaatatatatatgtgcacaaactgcggcctcgggcccaagtatacgtatacataactgtggcctcaggcccaaaatgcataaagcataaactgcggccttaggcccaaagatgcatgaagtataaactacggcctcagggccaaagatgcataaagcgtaaactgcggcctcaggcccaaatacaggtgttcaacattcagggattcAAAATCAGGAATTGAGAATCatactgaaatactgaatcacactgagttacatgatactggaatactGAATCACACTAAGTTACATAATACCGGAATACTGAAtaggactagactgagacatatattcatgaactgattatgaaaatTGAAACTTCAACTGTTTATtacatgctgagtaatctagactgaggctcatgggcatcaaacccaagtctatattgattacgcacaGAGCTCACAACGTTCAGAATGCAAATCATGAACGAGttacgaagctagagaatagaagttctgcaatTATTCAAGGAATTGAGCTTAACTATATTTTTGAGGCAATTAATAATGTtgtaaaagaaacgtagtgtagggagaatcattaacattcccaaacatagagagttagcctcacatacttTGACTCTGGCTTTTTAAGCGTATCACAATGTTTCGTCGCCTCTTTCAACGATAATCTATGgcaatatatatcaagaggaaccaataaAAGCACTAATTCTCATGTTTTAGTCACTTAGGAATTCTATCAAACACCCTTCGGGCGTAAAGCCTCATAGCCCTTAGTAATTGGTCTTTTTTTCACCaagttctcattctactacttctaggtgattctaaaatcccaaatagatgtaaATATCACCATTTCTCATCACCCAAATGTTTAAAACAATCTTAAGTCAACAACCCAAAACCCTAGCATAATTCATATGGTTCTCTTTATCAAACCCATAAACTATTCTCCCAAAAACACATCAATTCATAGCtataaatgattagggagtagAAGCATTACCTTTCTGAATTTCAATCCTCTTGAATCCGAGTTCTAGGGTTTCCTTTCTCAACAACGGTGTCtcgatcgaatatctaatgattgGAAGGATTTACTCATGTTAATAAGGtattggagaattgaaattaacttcgAATCATAATTAAAACTTACCTTGGACGATGGAGGGACCTTAGGGAAGttgggttcttgagagcttcccatTCTAGAGTAGGTTTTCGTGTTTGGGGTGTGGGGGAATGAGGTAGAGCTTTTAAATAAGTGAAAATGTCCCAAAATTGAGGAGGAAAATAAAAATAGCTCGGATAAATAACGTCGGCACGAGGCACCATCATGGGCTCCAAAATAATTATGCAAGGCGCCAAAActacagtgccttgcactgtctgggGCGCTGAAGTTACAGTGCCTTGCACTGGGGTCATTGAGGTTACAGTGCGGTGCACTGTCAGGGGTGCTGATGttacagtgccttgcactgtcatGAGCGCTAATGTTAATGCCATGGACAGTGCCTTACACTGTCTATGGCCGTGAGTTTTTATGGCCTTACACTGACAGGCTATAAGACGTACctcccataaacttagtcgattctattgaattttatgcacctcactctTGGTCTTTATTCTAAAATAATTGTTTACACCactcatcccgataggacttcacatgtctaaaaggtcacattaatactcatttaatgcaTCCACAACTAATCCGGATTTACTgagtgttacattatctcccccttgggatcattcatcctcgaatgattgTCCTGATTGTAACTACGGCTTACCTTAGACCTTAAACGGGACTGATGGAAACATGTGAACTTTGTAATGTCATGAACACATGCATACTAAGCTAAATGAATACATGATTACTGATGTACTGAGATACTGAACTGAATAGCTACTGAACTTAATGGCTACTGAGCTAACTGAACACTGAGATGACTAAATACCGAAAGACATGAAGATTATAATATAAGTTCTGAATGAGAAGGATACCTGCCAGCTAACAGATCATAACGCTAGCTTTATAAGGGCATCATAAAATGCATAACATGAAACATATACATGAATATCTGTT from Nicotiana tomentosiformis chromosome 11, ASM39032v3, whole genome shotgun sequence encodes:
- the LOC138901249 gene encoding uncharacterized protein — translated: MRFSELAHHAVWLVPTERERIRRCIDGLNYGLYFIMTREIVTGVRFDEVADIATRLELVLSQERKEREAKRPRGLGGFSNASSGGQSHHNRGRPYRSAQMTHTVHRSASSSHGSYSARSGQLSLSVLLTQSSSRALLVQGSSVPGSSSGYSGSQGPIQSLLPLSGRGFFECGELGNVRRYCPHLMGGPVQ